In Campylobacter porcelli, the sequence TGATCCAGATAAAGCAAGAGAACTTCACGATGAGAGTTTGCCTCAAGATGTCTTTAAAGAAGCTGAGTTTTGCTCTATGTGTGGGCCGAAATTTTGTGCTTATAAAATAAGTCAAGAGATAGCCAAAAATAGCTGTGAGAGCTATCCAAAAGAAGATGATACAAAAAATATATAAAACAAGGAAAATTTACGCCGCTACTATCTTAATCATTTTAGCGGCGATCTCAATTTTTTTAGCCACTTTTTTAGCTGATTTTGGTATAAGTGCTTTGATAATTGCTGTGATTTTAGGAGCGCTTTTAGCCAATACCAGCAAAAAAAGTGTAAATTTAGTAGCTAGAAGCGGTATTTTAGGCATATCTACAAAGCAAATTCTAAGACTTGGAATTATCTTATATGGCTTTAAAATCAGCCTTGATGATGTGCTTAGTATCGGTTATGCTGGTGTTTTGAGTGCTTTTATCATTGTTTTTAGTAGCTTTGTTTTTGGATATTTTATATGCCGTATTTTTGGCATTGATAAGAAACTTTCTGTATTGATAAGCTCTGGATCTAGCATTTGTGGAGCGGCTGCTTTAATGGCTACTCAAAGCATAGTAAAAGCATCACCAAATGCTGTTGCTATCGCACTTTGCTCGGTTGTGGTATTTGGTAGTTTGGGTATGTTTATCTATCCATTTATACTTAGTGGGATTGATAATATAAAGGCTGGTTTTATAATCGGTGCTAGCTTACATGAAGTAGCACATGTAGCAGGGGCTAGTGCGTATGATGTAGTAGCTGCCAATAACGCAATAATCATCAAAATGCTAAGAGTGCTTATGTTAGCCCCATTTTTGATAATCTTAAGCCTTGCAAGCGGCTTTTTCTTAGGAGAAAAATCTAGTGTAAAATCGAATTTTCCATATTTTGCTCTATGGTTTTTTGTAGCTCTGTTTTGTTCTGGATTTATAAATCCGCAAATTAAGGAATTTATATCTTTGGTTGATAATTTCTTACTTAGCGTTGCTATGAGCGCACTAGGACTTACAATCACCAAAAAAGCACTAAAAAATGCGAATTTAAAGGTATTTATAGCCTCTAGCTTGATATTTTTATGGCTTATTATTTTGGCTTTTGTTTTAGCAAATTTACTATTTTAACCCTAAATATCTAAAAAATTTTTTAGTATCCTTTTGCCCTGCTCTTGTAATATAGACTCAGGGTGAAACTGCACTCCATAACAACTATATTTTTTATGTTTTATAGCCATAATAACCCTTTTATTCTCCACTTTTATATACGCCAAGATATCAAATTCAGATATGTTTTCTACGCATAAGGAGTTATACAAAGCGATTTTTAGTGGCTTTTTCACCCCTTTAAAAAGTGGGGATTTTTTAAATTCACACTCCACTTTTACACCATGAAAAGGGCGAGGCATACGGATAATATCAGCACCAAAAGCTTTGGCTATACACTGCTGACCTAGACAAATGCCTAAAATTTTCTTTTTATCCCCAAGAGCTTTTATAATATCCATACAAACTCCAGAATCATCAGGCGTGCCAAATCCAGGCGAGATGATAATTCTATCAAATTTTTTTGCGTATTTTATGGCTTTTCTAGCTTTGGCAAAATCATTTTTTACTACCTTAACCTTAACACCAAGCTCTTTTAAATAATAGACTATATTATAAGTAAATGAGTCATAATTATCTATCAAAAACACCCTCATAGCTCCACCTTTATAGCCCCACGAAGTGAGTTTATAGCATAAATTTCCTTAGCATTATATAGATCTTCTAAGC encodes:
- a CDS encoding YeiH family protein — its product is MIQKIYKTRKIYAATILIILAAISIFLATFLADFGISALIIAVILGALLANTSKKSVNLVARSGILGISTKQILRLGIILYGFKISLDDVLSIGYAGVLSAFIIVFSSFVFGYFICRIFGIDKKLSVLISSGSSICGAAALMATQSIVKASPNAVAIALCSVVVFGSLGMFIYPFILSGIDNIKAGFIIGASLHEVAHVAGASAYDVVAANNAIIIKMLRVLMLAPFLIILSLASGFFLGEKSSVKSNFPYFALWFFVALFCSGFINPQIKEFISLVDNFLLSVAMSALGLTITKKALKNANLKVFIASSLIFLWLIILAFVLANLLF
- a CDS encoding anthranilate synthase component II, translating into MRVFLIDNYDSFTYNIVYYLKELGVKVKVVKNDFAKARKAIKYAKKFDRIIISPGFGTPDDSGVCMDIIKALGDKKKILGICLGQQCIAKAFGADIIRMPRPFHGVKVECEFKKSPLFKGVKKPLKIALYNSLCVENISEFDILAYIKVENKRVIMAIKHKKYSCYGVQFHPESILQEQGKRILKNFLDI